A window from Thermovirga sp. encodes these proteins:
- a CDS encoding ABC transporter permease — MGTFRYVLRDAWRLLSRHSGLSFLTVLTSVAVFFLVGASILFVLNTRYLIEVVEGDLTVQAYVQNSEEALEAVARKAISYDSVSSVKIVTAAEALERLKARLGKLAEAVALLEENPLPPSVEVQVKRASYATVIARELIALPEVEEVVYAGTIAERLQKISRFVSRLSLVVLVVSLASAALVLFNTIRIGVYARKDEIGKMLLVGASRSFVIFPYVLQGVFLGTLGAALSVLMLWFSYGMAINTLERSLPFLRLLTDRIIVLRVGAVLVLAGLSAGWICSWLAASRFVRQASRSI; from the coding sequence ATGGGGACCTTTAGGTACGTACTCAGGGATGCCTGGAGGCTGCTTTCCAGGCATTCGGGGTTGAGCTTCCTGACGGTCCTCACCTCCGTCGCGGTATTCTTCCTCGTGGGGGCCAGCATCCTCTTCGTCCTCAACACGCGGTACCTCATCGAGGTCGTCGAGGGAGACCTCACTGTCCAGGCTTACGTTCAAAATTCCGAGGAAGCCCTGGAGGCGGTGGCCCGGAAAGCCATTTCCTACGATTCGGTCTCATCGGTGAAGATCGTGACTGCCGCGGAAGCCCTGGAACGCCTCAAGGCAAGGCTGGGCAAACTGGCCGAGGCAGTGGCACTGCTCGAGGAAAACCCTCTTCCACCCAGCGTGGAAGTCCAGGTGAAAAGGGCGTCCTACGCGACGGTCATAGCCCGGGAATTGATCGCCCTGCCGGAGGTTGAGGAGGTAGTCTACGCCGGCACCATAGCCGAGAGACTACAAAAGATTTCCCGTTTCGTGTCCCGACTGTCCCTGGTCGTGCTCGTGGTCTCCCTGGCATCGGCGGCCCTGGTGCTCTTCAATACGATCCGTATCGGCGTGTACGCCAGGAAGGACGAGATCGGCAAGATGCTCCTCGTCGGCGCCTCCCGGAGTTTTGTGATCTTTCCCTATGTACTGCAGGGAGTTTTTCTCGGAACCCTGGGCGCGGCACTCTCCGTCCTGATGCTATGGTTTTCCTACGGCATGGCCATAAACACTCTTGAAAGGTCTCTTCCCTTCCTCAGGCTGCTTACCGACAGGATCATCGTCCTCAGAGTCGGTGCCGTCCTGGTCCTGGCGGGCCTGTCCGCCGGTTGGATCTGCAGCTGGCTTGCCGCGTCCCGTTTTGTAAGACAAGCGTCCAGGTCGATCTAG
- a CDS encoding ATP-binding cassette domain-containing protein: MEIRFAGVTKQFAPDIVALQDIFLTIDKGEFVYLVGPTGSGKTTLLRLVTRELVPTKGRVTVGDVNIRKIASHDLAYLRRNIGVVFQDFRLLPDLTVHENIAFVQEVIGVPSHDVQKRTNDVLDRLGLWRRRNLYPEQISGGEQQRVAIGRAIANSPSILLADEPTGNLDTDTADEILQLLLSINASGTTLVVATHNQYIVDSYRQRVIELLKGRLVRDERKGRYRSDGDL, encoded by the coding sequence ATGGAGATTCGGTTCGCCGGTGTGACAAAACAGTTCGCCCCCGATATCGTCGCCCTCCAGGATATTTTCCTCACCATCGACAAGGGGGAGTTTGTCTACCTTGTGGGGCCCACGGGATCCGGCAAAACGACGCTTCTCAGGCTTGTCACCCGGGAACTGGTGCCCACCAAGGGGCGCGTCACCGTGGGTGACGTTAACATAAGAAAGATAGCCTCCCACGACCTAGCCTACCTCAGGAGGAATATCGGGGTGGTTTTCCAGGATTTCCGACTCCTCCCCGACCTGACGGTACACGAGAATATCGCCTTCGTTCAGGAAGTTATCGGCGTTCCCAGCCACGACGTTCAGAAGAGGACCAACGATGTGCTGGACCGCCTTGGGCTCTGGCGGAGGAGGAACCTTTATCCCGAACAGATATCGGGCGGAGAACAGCAAAGGGTGGCCATAGGAAGGGCCATCGCGAACTCGCCTTCGATCCTTCTTGCCGATGAGCCCACGGGGAACCTTGATACGGACACGGCCGACGAGATACTGCAGCTTCTGCTGTCGATCAACGCCTCGGGGACCACCCTGGTGGTGGCGACCCACAACCAGTATATTGTAGATTCCTATCGCCAGAGGGTTATCGAGCTCCTCAAGGGACGGCTGGTCAGGGACGAGAGGAAGGGCAGGTATCGATCCGATGGGGACCTTTAG